The following coding sequences lie in one Musa acuminata AAA Group cultivar baxijiao chromosome BXJ1-8, Cavendish_Baxijiao_AAA, whole genome shotgun sequence genomic window:
- the LOC135588960 gene encoding transcription factor LAF1-like, translating to MGCRTCGRPEVKHRRGLWSPEEDQKLREYILKHGHGCWSSVPAKAGLQRDGKSCRLRWINYLRPGLKRGSFSPDEQETVMKLHAALGNKWSLIATHLPGRTDNEVKNHWNSYLKKKAVEIDGSTSSCSSTSFTASSSQSSMIESRVPENLNNEVPFPASSEDGYSSLFVSQLTSHGCSSFGTPQPPVAKVIFADWLPADHANDHISSCFLEEHHQLCQETLQPKSSQAALYEDWRYLSGHSLSHSDISGVETLQVDETSQSEMEKRWATHQILFPWFD from the exons ATGGGGTGCAGGACATGTGGAAGGCCAGAGGTGAAACATAGGAGGGGATTGTGGTCGCCGGAAGAGGACCAGAAGCTGAGGGAGTACATCCTTAAGCATGGCCATGGTTGCTGGAGCTCAGTTCCAGCCAAAGCTG GGCTGCAACGAGATGGGAAGAGCTGCAGATTGAGGTGGATCAATTACCTGAGGCCAGGATTGAAGCGTGGTAGCTTCTCTCCCGACGAGCAGGAGACAGTCATGAAGCTTCATGCTGCGTTGGGCAACAA GTGGTCTCTGATCGCAACGCATCTTCCTGGGAGGACAGACAACGAGGTGAAGAACCACTGGAACTCCTACCTGAAGAAGAAAGCCGTCGAGATCGATGGATCGACGTCGTCTTGTTCCTCCACATCTTTCACGGCATCAAGTTCTCAATCCTCCATGATCGAGTCACGTGTCCCTGAAAACCTCAACAACGAAGTCCCATTTCCGGCCTCTTCAGAGGATGGGTACTCGTCCTTGTTCGTCTCGCAGCTCACCAGCCATGGCTGCTCATCTTTTGGGACTCCACAACCTCCCGTCGCCAAGGTCATATTTGCTGACTGGTTACCAGCAGACCATGCAAATGACCACATCTCATCATGTTTCCTCGAGGAACACCACCAATTGTGCCAGGAGACACTCCAACCTAAATCCTCTCAAGCTGCCTTATATGAAGATTGGAGATATCTCAGTGGCCACAGCTTGTCACATTCAGATATCTCAGGTGTCGAAACCTTGCAGGTGGATGAAACATCACAATCTGAGATGGAGAAACGATGGGCAACTCATCAGATCCTCTTTCCTTGGTTCGATTGA